CTCATCACCAGCAAACAGTGGCAAAGGGTGCATCGAGTTCCGAGTAGTAGGGTTACTACTTTGGACAGTTGGGATTCTCCACAAAGGTAAAGGACTCCCATTTATAGGTGCAGGCTGAGAATACGAGCTAGTGTGGCTTCCATAATACCTGGCTGTGTTAGAATTATTAGTGTTCCATGAAGGGTAAGTCATAGGTGGCATTGGAGAAGAGCCAAGCCGGTGGTAATTCATGAGGCCATAGACGTGTGCATCATTGAGACTACTATGCACCATAGCTGACTGAAGGTGTGCTCTTTTTGCGTGTTGACGTTCCCTTTTATGTGCGTTTTGGTGACCCCCTAAGGCTTGAGAGGTAGGGAAGTTTCGACAACAGTAATGGCACTCGAATCTCCGGTTGCTCTCACCGTTTTCACTGTTGTTGTTGGTGCTATTGTTGTTGTCTTTTGCAATATCATCGCATGCGTTGAGCTCAGCTGACTCGGACTCATCTGTGGTGGAAGCTGGGATGTTGTTGTCACTGCCAAACTCTATGCCAAAAAGCCTAATGCTTTTTTCTCTAACTGGTGCTGGTCGAATGAAAGGGAGCTGAGAGAATGATTCAACGTTCATGAAGTCATGGGTTTCTCTCTCACTGGTCTTGTCcatgaggagaagaagaagaagatgaacacagagattcagagagagagagagaaagagaaatagagataTAGGTAGAGAAAAATGGGTGAAACAATTAGTACTACTACCTCCGCTGAGAGAGGTTTGGTATTGAGAGATTGTATTGTGTGTGGTGGGACCTATAAAGGGGAGGAGGGCGGAGAGGTCTGATTTTTAGACAATTGGGGCTGACCCATCTGAGAGTGAAGCCTGACAAAGCCCTCAAGTTATTTTTTGAGAGTGGCTTCGGCTCCTCTCAAACTCAAAGTACCACCTTTGCCTCCTTTCACTCAGTTTTCCTTTGATATGGAAAGTTCTTCACACAACTACACCCTCCAAGTTCTGATAATTTTGCATCTTCCCCGTGTCACTACaaaaggggtttttttttaagcttctcTACACGCACCAGGTAATTATAGTGAAGAATTCATTGGACATAACGTCTCCAAGTTAGTggttaaaaatttcaaacctaATACTTTATACATCTCATAAAACCTTAGAAATTATTAAGTCAAACTTATTATGATTCAAAAGAGGATGAGTTAATAGTGCGACATTTGTCGATAAATATTTCTTATGTCACGGATCCTAAATTTACTACGCTTCAAATCTCCTCCAAAAGAAAAGCACATGTCAATAAACGGCATCATCGTTGATGTATTACAACGTTTTACTGATAATGCCATATGTTAAATGGCGATGTACtataatatttacaaaatttactATGGTTGTTGTTTTAGTAcaccaaataaaaacatgctAAGCCAGTGGCAGGCCCACATCAATTGCTCTGCTATTCTAGTGGGCCTCCATTACGAACATGATAATTACGTaccatgaaaaataaaaataaaaagagaagagaacaTGCATTTTAATTACTTGTTAGCTCAACATACTTAATGTATAAATGTCTAATTGATTAGAAGTGAACAAAATTTCAGTTCTGTGGCCTAGTACTAgtactttttttctattttaagaGTTACGAAGTCTTTATAGGTATTGGTAGAAACTCGGGAGTGACTTTGATTGTTAcaatatttatttgaatttttattaattaattgatgCCAAGGCttctatttcaaaaacaaaaaaaaacaaaaaaaaaaacaaaaaaaattaaatgccaAAGTTTTAGTATGCTAAGAAATAGGTTCATATTAAATATATTGCTATCCTAACATTTTCAAATTATCAATGCagattttacttctttttaatGGTGCATAACACATGCTTCCTCTAGTTATCAGTATGATGCCAACGTACGTTACAATGTTATAACTGCAAGAAGTGACAGCTTACTGGAGTTTGAAAGACACAAGGTAGAAGGCAGTCATCAATTATGATCAAGTCAATACATGATCATAATTGAAAGTTCTTTCACAAGTTGTATGGACCCCGTCTCTTCTCCTCCCTTTTCTAATTTTGAAGGCCATGAAATTGGCTTCATTTGAGTGCATATCAACAAAGGTTAtatgttcattaaaaaaaaaaaactaatgttaTATTATCACCTTTATGTTCATGTTCCTTAGGATCGTAGCAAGTTTTGTTAATGTATAATCAAGAATTTCTTTGCACAAATCATCACCTAAAGGTATGTAATGATTCATCATGTATGGATTCAAAAGCATGCTGAGAAGATATAGTGATTGGACCATAATGTAATAATTTTCCCCgacccaaaagaaaattaaagaagtaATAAATTCCGGGGAGAAGAACTAAGAATAGCATAgatcatcaattaattgttatCACTCAGTTCCATAGGTACACCATAAGGTTTTGAATTCCATTATATTCTGGCCATGTTAcagacaaaaaaacaaattcacaatttATTGATGTGGCAAATTATAATTGCTGCTTATAACATCACTTTTACTACATAGTGCTAACTACTAACATTAATTTTGTTATGCATTAATccaaacttcttcttttttttaacaaacaagGGTATCTAAATCTCTTCGAGTATCTAACTATTCTCTTGGATGTATACTGTCATCCGTCCTACACACACCAAGTTATTACAGGGAAAAATCCCATGAGGTGATCCTAAGATACAGGTTTCAAATACAGGATCTCATGAATATCATGAGGCCTTAAGAACCACTTattgttatgaaaaaaaaaattgaaaattttgttgtgtGTTGTCATTCATATTATTGTTCTTAAAACATTTAAAGATAAgcttgtgtgtttaattacagtataaataatttcttattttttgtgaagAAAATGATATTATGTTGTGTAGTGTTTTTGACATCTCTTATATATCTATCCATGCCTCTTAAGTTTTatctatataattaaaaattaatgtcacgtttatatttatttcaaaattatttttttattgatttgataGAATTTTAACTTTAATATCTACTTCATGATGATTGCTCTTTGTTATTAAGCCAGGACACCAATTTGAACCTCATATTTCTTATtagacaataaataaataaataaatactaattGAGCTAGTAGGTATAAACTATACAAtcaaatgaaatagaaaaattcTTGAGATGATTcatgaatttgaaataaatctATGGGAGTAAGGAGATGAATCCATTGCACTACATAAAAAAATGACCGTAAATAGAGACAAAAATcattatgattttctttttcctaaaaaaGATTTATCCCCAAGGTGTCGTAGACAATTGAGAATTATAATTTGTTGCAATACGAGGAATGAAAATAGTATACATAGAAGTACAATATTTGACAATgtaaaaaggttaaaaaattatgattgtgATCAAGttttgaataaaagaaaagatctttatagagataaaaataaactaaataaattaaagttctttccttgatccaatTATCAATTAGAAGATTTATTCGCTATTGGCTTGAATTAAAATCCGCTTCCgctatttcaaaattaataatataaataacattGTCCCAAAATTAAAGACCCCTTATAGTAGGATCATTATTCGGTCGAAAGTGCTAAGGATAGCATAGTTTCATCACACTCTTTTTTCCCCGGAACATCTGTCTCTTACTGTGAATCTCTAATTGCATGTACGTGTATGCATCAGTCCCCACTAGGTTTGTAAGTTGTACAAACTGAACAAAAAACAGAGAAATGACCCCAACTTCGGTggtaagtctctctctctctccctctctctctccaggACCAGAGTACTAATAGTTGGTGTTGGTTCTTTATAGCTTTGTTGGCTGTTTTATATCAGTTGCAGGGATTCTGCAATGTGGTCCTCAAAAAATGTTAACAGGAATAGGATAACACAAATGGGAAAGAGCTAGTAATCATCTCCCCCCCTTAGTCCTCTGAGTAACAAAGTACTATATACaacttctctttttctctttcatccctctgctttgtttgtttcattgtAATTACATTACATTTTCCATGTAGTGTAAAATTTGCAATAGTGACTTTTACGGCACAGACAAACACTCAATCCATGCACGGTGAATGCTTAGAATTTacctttgcttttttttaaagcaaatgTGTAATGTAAGACCCACCACCAATAGCTTCTTATTCTTATcgaattgtagatttttttttttttttaaggaaaaaacttGCAAAGCTCAgttatctattttttgaaaacaaatattTGTACTTTTGTCATGTACAAAAGGGTGGGGGGAGATTTATGTGTAACATCCTAGTCTTTCCTTATTTCACTTCTTTCAAGAATTACACGGGCCAACTTTTTTTCTACTGTTTGTTGGCATAAAAAGTTTTATTCTACCTATTTGAGgtactttttctttgttgttattgttttccATGGGGGGTATTTGAGTGCCTGTGAATTTTGTATTGCGtgattattatctaaaatagtaatttaatgatatttttggtGTCTGCACCAAAACAGTCTGCTTTATTCGTGCATGCTTCACTCGTTTTGCAATTATTCTCGATCAGCCCCAACTGCCTCTCACTTGTTCATAATTCTACCTTTCTTTGCCATCCCAGACAAGTCACTATcagacctctctctctctctctctctctctctctctctcataatttATTGGACTTTGTCATTAAGATTATGAGCTTTTCTTAGACCACTTCAGCAGAGACCCATTTCCacattttctttccctttttttttatatatagatttggtTTTctgatatgtatatatataaaaaaaaaaatggaataaatgCACTTGACCCTTTCATACAAaaaggctatatatatatacaaaaaatttcataaaattttttataacagtTGAAttagaaagtttttataggtTTTTATATACCGCAcactaatatcatttttttatttatcattaacAATCGACCACATTAATATTTACgaaaatttttgtcattttttttttttttttggtgtatatAGTTTATCATTTATGATAGATGCACCCATCTCAAAGTGGGCCCCATAAAAACCAACATGCCCTATTAAAAACCCACATCTCCTTAACCCtaacgacaacaacaacaataacaaccaccACCCCACACCCTTCCTTCCATTCTATGCAATTGCAAAACCAAAACACCCTTTCTTTGTCATTTGCCATTAAAGTCACAGTCGCAGAGAGGGTTGTGTTGTGCTGTTACTTACATTGGGAGGGGACCGTATTGGGTTCAATGCAACTGCACCACTTATATGTGTGCCCTTTCATAAAGTAGAAAATTATCTGATGTGAACTCAAGCACTTACCCTTTGCTTTGCCTCATCATGTGGCAACATCATATGCGACGTATCATGACTCTAAAGATAGATGTAGCACCCCTGCCCCCCCCCCAACCTTTATTTTGATCATGTTTCAATTGGTGtatatataacatatatatGTACATGACATGAGCAGCTCATTGAGTTTAATccaaattacattttctatgaCTGATAAGAAAAATCCCAAAAAGTTGTGTTCACACACAAGCATTAATCCACAGTAATTATAGCCTATGTTTCTCAAAGATAATCATTATCTCTTTCGATTTCCTTGGGATGCAACTCAAGTTGCTGCAAGTCAAAATATACACGACATATGTCTAAGAAATTCAGAGCCAACTTCATGTCTTGTGTATTTCACTTGCGTTTACAATAATAATGctctatatatatgttttcttaTATTCCACATTTGGAGGTTTAAAAGAtctcttaatttaattataccaattttttatttgtcgCTGACCTACACATGCCTTTCTTCATTAATTATAAGTTGTTCAATTCTTGCAGTTGCTTTTCTAGTGGTGTAATTGGATAGTGAAACGAAGTTAATGGAAAACTGTTTAATAAGCCTCAATGCAAATGCAGACACAACTTGCGAGTGCAAAGTCATGAAAGCGGCTTAGACTTAATTTCAAACAGGTTGCATTAAGTTGCCTGATTGGACTTGaaaattcttattattaattaagGTGTGTCGGTACCTTAATGGGCTCAAAAAATTGGTCTTCACATGCAAGaccttttaagttttatttttcttaaaaaaaatgttcggGGGCGGTGAAAGCAATTAACAAATTTTGgttatagcttttttttttttttttttctttctttttggtgggggggggggttaattttttaataatttgacatTTAAGAGAATTTGAATCTTAGAAGTCtttgttgaaaataataaataagagatGACAGTTGAACTGTAAAACTCTTGTTTTATAACTTAAaatttggtgaaataatttaATGTATCTGTTATACTACATATTCTTCTCACATAAAGATGGACTTTACATGTGGATTATATATGTAAGACCTAAAATTATGTGGGAAGGAAAGGTACTACACCAAGTTTATGGAATAATGTCTCTTAAAGTTTTAATGCCTTTTGATCAGATATGCAATAGATAGGGGTTCAAGTGATAGTTCAATGATAATATTATCTTTTGTTGTGTCACATTTATGTGGTTCAAATGTCACGTATTtagttacatatatatatatatcatataattatataaacgGAATTAATTAATGTAATATATATGGTTATGTATAGTTTAATTACCTATGAAAATGTTTGAAGAATGAGATATATATAAACTAAGAAGTGCAAAAACTAGTTACACTTTCTTAGGCATTGTATCTAAAGTTCTCCAATTAAGTTCAAACACATAACTGCATTGATCAATGCAAACATAAATAGTGTTAtctttgttttaaaataaaagatgtaaagagagaaggagagacTAGAGAGTGAAACATCAGAAACCTTAGTGACTACATTTTTACCATTCAGGATTGTTGTTTTAAAGTGACCCTAATTCCAAATATGGGAACTAAATTTGAATCAAGAAAATCCTTTGATTGGAAAATCAATGACAATTAGTATTCCTTAAATTTAGTCAGTAAAGTATATCAACTTGTGATAAATGTGATTTGCACAATACACTAACATCTCCCCTCAAATCCAAGGTGGAAGCTTGATGATACCTTTAGTTTAAAATGTAAACTTGTGAAGATACCTTAAAGATGACCATTAGCAAATGAATGAGATGTATAATGACATGCCTAATGTGGATGAATCTTGCAAAATATTGACAAATGTAGCAAACAACAACATATGAATGTCGAAAGATGGCTACAAGGGCCTCAGAACAACTACACcagttataaataaataaaaatggttgATATGGCAGACGGACGACCACATAAGTGGCTTGAGGAATATTGGCAAAGGTTTACATCATGGAGCACATTAGTGAGTTGGTGAATTTCACATAGATtaaacccaaaaagaatgagtgATTGGCCAAATTATGTGACTTGAGAGCCTCAAATGCGAAAATAAATCCCCAAAATTGAAATCTATGCATAAAACAGAGTGGGCATGCTCTAAGTAAAACAATGGATGGACAACAGCAGTCGACGATGATCAAAAGTGTTGGGTTATAAATTGACtccggttaattaattcaattatccaagttaattaaCTAAGTCAAATTACATGAAAATCATGGAAGCACCAACAAAGCTCCAAATAAATTAAGTGAAGTGAAAATTaaatgacacggtgatttgttgatgaatggggaaaacctcttgCAAGGCAAAAATCTCACTGGGCGATTTTTAGTTCACCACTCTCAAAAATCCACTAATCAAGAATaagcgattacaagtataaggaatcttaccactatcTTGAACTAtctcaaaataccaacctacagttgaacctttactccAATCCCCAATTAGATTTGATCTTATAGAGACTTCTtcctttgcacggatcccagtacatgactaactctcAACAAATGATTGATTGTTGTTGGATGCAAAGTTATTCACTTCAAATCACATTGAAGATctggaagcacttggttactAAACCCTAAGGCGCACAAAAATGCAGTTCTTCTCACAAAGTGCATAAGTTCTCTAATTGAATCTCTCTGTGTTTGAtaactttaaaataaagtttttatatgGTCTAGAGGTTTAGTAAACGAAACTCTAGCAACTCAAGTCATCATGGGCCAAAATTCAAATCTGAGAATTCTGAAATCGCAAAGCTCAATAGATCGAGAGATATCAAGCTTGTGTCGAGAATCCTTCATTCagtctcgatagatgctagtgACAAGCTTCACTAaatcaacttttcttcacttgtttcaaGGTTCAATTTTTAAGTCTttaatgataccacttgtaAAGCAAACTTCACATACTTGTTGATACGTTAAACCTCATttagatctactcaattacaaataaaatgcattttgtcaaatgataagttaatacatagaaaatatgaccctaataAAAAGCAATCAATGACTTAGCTCAAATGATGGTTGGCAGTTGGTTGCTTGAAATCAAGTGAATTCCACATAAAATTGACTCTGATACAATGTTAAAAGAAAAGATCAAGAGAGAATAGAAGTAAGAAGAATTACATGATTAGGCTTGATGACTTACATCCATATTGAAATGCCCGTAGTActatattctattatttttactATTCATAACTAATTTAACAATGAACCCTAGCTAGGTTCTATAAAGAAACTAAAAGTTGCTCTAAGAGAATCCCCTTGATTGGACTAAAATCAATGACAATTAATGTTCCTTGATTTTAGTCAATCACAAATCAGCTTGTGTTAAATGTGATATACATGataagctaaatttttttaaaacaattaaatttaatgcaactatgtgtttaaatttaattgaaaaatctaaGGTATAATATTTAAGAAATGGTACATAAGTAAAGTTTTGCTCAATCAAGAATAGTGACTATGCTTTAAGTATGTACATTTTAATCCATCAAATACAAAAACTGAAGGGaaaaaaaccttaatttgaTCACCTTTGTCTATTATTCTCCCCATTTCAAGTGAAATATATAGAGAGATCTCAttcaatttatatgatttttatgttatttaaatGATGTAacattaaatacatatttaaggggttttttttttccccttgacCTATGTATCATCTTTTCTAAAGATATTAATCCACAAATTCCACAGGCCATTGAATTCAAAAGAATATGCAAGGGAGACGGATTAAATGTTGGATCATGATTCTTGTCTTCATGTCCTGTGAGCATGATGTTATTTAAAACCTGAGATATGGAAGTTTCAAATGTGAGTGAAGTGATGTAATTATTTAAACAGTAAGTCTCACATCTGATAATCGTGACATGAATGGGTGAGTGATAGATTGATATAATATGTGTAGACTAAAACCTATCATAGCTTTCTAAGTTAAGGTGAGATGCACTTGTAAATGTCGTTGGCTGCATCTAATGGCCACTTTTGGCTTATGCATAATAGTCCAAGTCTAATTCTCGCCCACCAACAAAAATGTCACTATCttgaaaaaaaaccctaattctcttCCAAGAAGCAATTGGTATAATGTGGCATGGCTCATCATAGTGTCTTATTTCcttctaatctctctctctctctctctctctagcagCGTTGGTTAATTGTCTGTTGTGGCAGAAGCGAAGGGTCACTATCTCCTTGTTCCTCATCTCTTTCCCATTAGGTGGCTTGAATGCGACGTTACCTCTGAGAGAACTCCTGTCTTGGGCCTCCCACTTTGCCCTTTCATACAAACACCATCCTTCCTCTCCCTGCAACATATGGATACTCATGTGTGGACCAAATGGATAGAAATAGAGTAATCATGTCCCTCTAACCAAAGCTTGTTTAGATGCGGACATTCATCTTTTtcttactgttttttttttttataaatatgagAAAGGCTAaagatataacaaattttatttcataatttttacgGATGTaataatgaatgtgattgatgAATTCTAATTACCTTATATATGAATGTCTAAACTATTCTTTTTGTGACTGATAATACATtagtttgtaaatattttgcaatattcctaacatcatttttttttttttaattttggtgcttccatataataatattttttttccgtCTGTGTCAGTTGTATATATTCATTCATCCAgattttaaaattcaagttcttgtcagccaaaaatcaatttaaaaccaGGTGCCATGTTGAATTGAAGTTCATTTCAGACGAACAGAACTTAGGTGCGCAGCTTTATAAATCTTTTCTGCCAATGGAAAATTCCTGAAGGTAGGTATTTTATTATTAGACTAATATTTATAGGTATAATGCAgttaaaatattcaaatgaaTAAGAAAGTATTTACTGGTTTAAAAGGAcactaaaatcaaataaatttaaaactttggACAAAAGGGTTGCCAATTTTCAAAACCAGTTtgcaaataagatttttttttttttttttcctttttagtgactaatatttatttatttgattccatcaaaaaaatacacttcaaaCTTTGTAAAATTGAAAACCACTTTCCAACTTACAAATTCAACAAATGCTGTTAGAAAtgaatgttctttttttttttaaggctaaTTTCATCTTTTGTCTCTCAAAAAGAGTCTGTTTGATTTTAGTCTCCTAATTCTGAAACATTCGATTTTGGTTCCAAaagctttattaaaaaaatattgaacaaTTTGGTCCCCTTCTATTCTTCTACTTAGGTGACTAGCATAGACTAAGGTACCCCATTTTTTAGGGATCAAATCGAGGCGACCACATATTTAAGTGACTAAAATTGAACATGAACCGTTTTAAAATTTGAAgctccaaaaattaaaaattactctAAATTTTATGAATAGATTATGAGAGACATCCTTTGGTAATTCTAATAAATATCACGCATATTTTAGAACATGTCAAATGTTGTTGGAGATTAGTAACTTTCACATTCTACTTGTTTCCACAGATGTATGATGTATCCCATACCCGTATGTAATTCTATCTAGTATCTAGAATCCTCCTGCAGTTGTACTCCAAGATGATTTGACCTGCAGAGAGATGTGAAGTAGCAATGGAAAAAGGGTTTTGAGACCTTCATTTTCGGCCCTTTCATCACGTGTAGTATCACATTCGAAGCTACAAACCAAAAACTTAATGTTTGGAATAGATATTTGTGCAGAACCAAACAGAAGGAAAAATGTGGATGCAAGAAGACGATGAATGCAAGTGGCAATGAAAACATGAGAGCCCACCATTTATTTGAAGGATAAAAAAGCAGTCTAGCACCATCAATCACACATACAACAATATATTATGCATGGGCTATTGTTTGTGACCATGATGGATGGTGGGCTTTTTTTCTACATGTAAGATCTGAACTGTCAAATGTAAGGATAGTTCTTTGAACTCCTTTTAATCAAAAGCCTGACGCGTATGATATCATTGTTGTCTCAAATTGGAGACCCCTGGACCACAAAAGGGCATCTTTTCGGATGTTGCATTAAGGCTGTGGGGTTGgctttaattatttgatttccTTCGTCCTTTGCCTTTTTATGTTATAAATGGACATCTCTCAATGTATCGATCGGCCATTATTTggtaaaccttttttttaatatctataaatataataatttttgtagTTATAACGTAAGATGAGAgatttaaaaattctaaatatctTGATAGAAAACAACCATGAAATGTCAATTAAGCCACAAAGCTTTTAACATGATTTGGTAAACTtatgaaaacacaaaataaaataatagaatgcaAGCAAAGAGATATAAATCTAACAGGGTTCGGTTTATACCTAGATCTATGGATaacaccaaccaaaaaaaaagatcctACATAACCACAATTACAAgctcttatatataaaaactaatcTCTTTCCCCAATACATTTGGTGTCCTAAGAGAGGTGGTCTAGCAGTCTTGGTGTGAACGCGGGAGCACCAAATGCCATGTTCGAGCTCCAATGGGCATGATAagccaagaatgtattaaccccttgtgatagattgaccaattaattagccaagttgattaattaatcaaattaacataccATAAGCGTgacagcacaaacaaatcatcaattaaactaaatgtagcagaaattaaattgacatgggtgatttgttttcgaatagggaaaacctacatggcaaaaaccccactaggtgattttaaggtcaccactcccgagaatccacaagtggttacaagtaaaggaatcacagTATTTTATACCAACATtcagttaaacccttaccccaatacctaattgtacttattctatagtgacaatctctcattttcaatgcgtggctcccagtacgtgactaaccaatagatgcgaggatcctagtacgtgacttaatcaccaacttgagaaggatattggctacaaagttcttcaattcatcacacgatgaagaacAAGAAGCTCCTTAGTCACAAAACCttacggtgtacaaacatagcagtttcttcaagagaaagatgaactagggcaaattttgtctctaatcacaatttgcatgaacaaaactttgcttcacacttgtaCAACTTCTGTAACCTTTTACGGtcctcaaaataatccttatatatgtttaaggttgtgagaaaaaaaaaagcctaaacacatactcacagattggatgaaaattagTTCTGAAAAACAGAGTTTCATAAACcccgatagatagccatctatcgagctagctgtcgagccacgggctgaaacagcttttaaacctcaatagatgtTAGCTATCAaactttaaaatccagcactccttcacttgtttcttggacagacttgcatggttttaacacttgaacttgaaatctcgttccttgaagtattaaatacatcctagatctactcaattacaagtaaagtgcattttgtcaaaggattagccaattacataaaatattgacatatgttcctaacattaaatcacatatgttctaacaatctccccatttggcaatctgtgacaaaaccacaacaaacaaatgaacatatgagagaagtcataaatcactcaactcataatcacttgttgaatacaataaaatctatcataacACAAATtcctgaaaaactttgcaagaagagagtttatggcaagtaaactttgacaacctgtatttctgaaacactttaaacaaaactcatcaggcatcttagtgtgaaatagaaatataagattgcatACATTATATAAGAAACatatgtataaagaaagaaaataaacaacacATGGAAAGATAAGT
The sequence above is drawn from the Quercus robur chromosome 7, dhQueRobu3.1, whole genome shotgun sequence genome and encodes:
- the LOC126692856 gene encoding zinc finger protein 8 encodes the protein MDKTSERETHDFMNVESFSQLPFIRPAPVREKSIRLFGIEFGSDNNIPASTTDESESAELNACDDIAKDNNNSTNNNSENGESNRRFECHYCCRNFPTSQALGGHQNAHKRERQHAKRAHLQSAMVHSSLNDAHVYGLMNYHRLGSSPMPPMTYPSWNTNNSNTARYYGSHTSSYSQPAPINGSPLPLWRIPTVQSSNPTTRNSMHPLPLFAGDELKPSHSQVGGSTSQSRYVYESKASVTDHVSLDLHL